From a region of the Candidatus Azobacteroides pseudotrichonymphae genomovar. CFP2 genome:
- the rpsU gene encoding 30S ribosomal protein S21 has protein sequence MIIVSLKEGENLEKALKKFKRKFERTGVSKELKRRQAFVKPSVLRRNQKIHAIYAQKFLQSGD, from the coding sequence ATGATTATTGTCTCATTAAAGGAAGGCGAAAACCTTGAGAAAGCGTTAAAAAAATTCAAAAGAAAATTTGAAAGAACTGGTGTCTCAAAAGAACTCAAAAGAAGACAGGCATTTGTCAAGCCTTCCGTCTTGAGAAGAAATCAAAAAATTCATGCGATTTATGCACAAAAGTTTCTTCAATCGGGAGACTGA
- a CDS encoding TrmH family RNA methyltransferase has protein sequence MKSYNNKISRIITSTHNPRIKNIQKLRIKAYERKSQKLFIIEGIREFNLSLVGNYILDSVYICFELLEKSNSSEIINIIPSNIIYEVSKAVFQKIACRENHQGILALAKPKLHLLADLNLSNNPLIIVLESIEKPGNLGAILRTAEAAKIDATIICNPSTDIYNPNVVRSSIGCLFSNPIAVASNEETLAYLKSKSVQIFAAELTAFKQYYNTDFTSASAIVIGAEVNGLTNFWLDNAHQRIKIPMQGIIDSLNVSVSVAIITFEAIRQRNSFM, from the coding sequence ATGAAATCTTACAACAATAAAATATCAAGAATTATCACAAGTACTCATAATCCCCGCATTAAAAATATTCAAAAACTGAGAATAAAAGCATATGAACGGAAATCGCAAAAACTTTTCATTATTGAAGGTATCCGTGAATTCAATTTATCTTTAGTTGGTAACTATATATTGGATTCAGTATATATTTGCTTCGAGTTACTTGAAAAGTCTAATAGTTCTGAAATCATCAATATCATTCCTTCAAATATAATTTACGAAGTCAGTAAAGCTGTTTTCCAAAAAATTGCTTGCCGAGAGAATCACCAAGGAATATTAGCACTGGCTAAACCCAAATTACACCTATTAGCAGATTTAAATCTATCAAACAATCCTCTTATTATTGTATTAGAATCAATAGAAAAACCTGGTAACCTTGGAGCTATACTTCGAACAGCCGAAGCTGCCAAAATTGACGCGACAATAATTTGCAACCCCTCTACTGACATTTATAACCCAAATGTTGTTCGCTCAAGTATAGGATGCTTATTCAGCAATCCAATTGCTGTAGCTTCAAATGAAGAAACACTTGCTTACCTAAAAAGCAAATCTGTTCAAATATTTGCTGCCGAGCTTACTGCTTTTAAACAATACTACAATACAGACTTTACTTCTGCTTCAGCTATCGTAATAGGAGCAGAAGTGAATGGCCTGACCAATTTTTGGCTGGATAACGCTCACCAACGAATCAAAATTCCGATGCAAGGTATTATAGATTCATTGAATGTTTCAGTTTCTGTTGCAATCATTACATTTGAAGCCATACGACAGAGAAACTCCTTCATGTAA
- a CDS encoding site-specific integrase has translation MRYERNYSIRTLKTYCDDLVQFERFVFCSEGFDMRTITSSVIREWIVFLMDRNYSPRSVNRKLSTLRSFFDIYIGMDR, from the coding sequence TTGCGATATGAAAGGAATTATTCTATTCGTACGTTAAAGACATATTGTGATGATTTGGTTCAATTCGAGCGATTTGTTTTTTGTAGTGAGGGATTTGATATGAGAACGATTACTTCTTCTGTTATTCGTGAGTGGATTGTTTTTTTGATGGATAGGAATTATTCTCCTCGTTCTGTCAATAGGAAATTAAGTACATTAAGGTCATTTTTCGATATTTATATCGGAATGGACAGATAG
- a CDS encoding DciA family protein gives MQRTDPQPIGKILKKFLEANLQMADKLAEARIIDYWNSNTTPNISRYTCNLFIKNRVFYVKINSSVLKNELMMQREKKVVELNKVAGRNIINRIVFT, from the coding sequence ATGCAACGAACAGATCCTCAACCAATAGGAAAAATATTAAAAAAGTTCCTTGAAGCTAATCTTCAAATGGCAGATAAACTAGCTGAAGCTCGTATAATAGACTATTGGAACAGTAATACAACCCCCAATATCAGTCGCTACACGTGTAATTTATTTATCAAAAATCGTGTTTTTTATGTCAAAATAAATTCATCAGTACTAAAAAACGAGCTGATGATGCAACGAGAAAAAAAAGTTGTAGAACTTAACAAAGTGGCAGGAAGGAATATTATTAACCGTATTGTTTTTACTTAA
- a CDS encoding RelA/SpoT family protein has protein sequence MSEIEDKRVQKAYETLLNSYAHSVHRKKFDIIDRAFRFANEAHKGVQRYSGEPYILHPLAVALIVSKEIGLGSTSISAALLHDVVEDTDYTIEDVKKLFGEKIAQLVEGLTKISGGNFSKKVSIQAENMRRLLLTMSSDIRVILVKIADRLHNMRTLSSLPPVKQYKIAGETLYLYAPMAHRLGLFSIKTELEDLSFRHEYPEEYKQIEQQLEASAQNREKIYEQFTAPLKKVLTQLGYYYKIQGRTKSVYSIWNKMQAKKVNFSDIYDIFAVRIIFEPRNDQAVKKQCWDIYSIITDFYQLRPDRLRDWVSHPKANGYQSLHLTVMGPDGQWIEVQIRSFQMDEIAERGFAAHWKYKEQVGNAASHQNELDLWLGKIQAILQSPTPNAMDFLDTIKLNLYNDEIFVFTPKGEIKTLPQGSTALDFAYEIHSDIGHYCIGAKVNHKLVPISYELVSGDQVEILTSDFQQPKEEWFNFVTTATAKTKIESAIKKRKKSQIQVGEELLNKYFTSFSIEVTIRVLDKLCAFYGYSKKELLFYALAEKQIKLPENPYSILKDKTNSFFFHYVKQALSTVLPLQEISNSSENSLKKIDPKVTYVLNEEEFQQNFITKSCCNPIPGDEVFGFICDDGRLEVHKRLCKKTLVFKTRFGNRLISCNWAGHKISSFLATVELKGIDRIGILSDIIQIITHNLVMSIHKISLAAKDGIFGGTIEVFTHNVDDINTLSTKLQKIKGIENVVRVDN, from the coding sequence ATGAGTGAAATAGAAGATAAAAGAGTACAGAAAGCTTACGAAACCTTATTGAACAGTTATGCTCATTCGGTACACCGTAAGAAATTTGATATTATAGATAGAGCTTTTAGGTTTGCTAATGAAGCTCATAAGGGAGTTCAGCGATATTCAGGAGAACCTTATATTTTGCATCCATTAGCTGTTGCTTTGATTGTAAGCAAAGAGATTGGTTTAGGTTCCACTTCTATTTCTGCTGCTTTATTACACGATGTTGTGGAAGATACGGATTATACAATAGAAGATGTAAAAAAACTTTTTGGAGAGAAAATCGCTCAGTTGGTAGAAGGACTAACTAAGATTTCTGGAGGAAATTTTTCTAAAAAGGTTTCTATACAAGCAGAAAATATGCGAAGGTTATTATTGACTATGTCGAGTGATATCCGAGTAATTCTCGTAAAAATTGCTGATAGACTTCATAATATGAGAACTTTAAGTTCACTTCCCCCTGTTAAGCAGTATAAAATTGCAGGAGAAACTTTGTATTTATATGCCCCTATGGCACATCGTTTGGGTTTGTTTTCAATTAAAACTGAATTAGAAGATTTAAGTTTTCGGCACGAATATCCGGAAGAATACAAGCAAATAGAACAACAATTGGAGGCTAGTGCTCAAAATCGGGAAAAGATATATGAACAATTTACAGCTCCCTTGAAAAAAGTGCTTACCCAATTGGGATATTATTATAAGATACAAGGAAGGACAAAATCTGTCTATTCTATTTGGAATAAAATGCAGGCTAAAAAAGTAAATTTCAGTGATATATACGATATCTTCGCTGTTAGAATTATTTTTGAGCCTAGGAATGATCAAGCAGTAAAGAAACAGTGTTGGGATATTTATTCTATAATAACGGATTTTTATCAGTTACGCCCTGATAGGCTTCGTGATTGGGTTAGTCATCCAAAAGCCAATGGTTATCAATCGCTTCATTTAACTGTAATGGGTCCAGATGGACAATGGATAGAGGTACAAATTCGTAGTTTTCAAATGGATGAGATAGCAGAAAGAGGATTTGCAGCTCATTGGAAATACAAAGAACAAGTTGGTAATGCTGCTTCTCATCAAAATGAATTAGACCTTTGGTTGGGGAAAATACAGGCAATTTTACAGTCTCCAACTCCGAATGCCATGGATTTTTTGGATACAATTAAATTAAATCTTTATAATGATGAAATATTTGTTTTTACACCGAAAGGTGAAATTAAAACTTTACCACAAGGTTCAACTGCTTTAGATTTTGCTTATGAAATACATTCAGATATAGGTCATTATTGTATTGGAGCTAAAGTCAATCATAAATTAGTCCCTATTAGTTATGAATTGGTTAGTGGAGATCAAGTAGAAATATTGACATCTGATTTTCAACAACCTAAAGAAGAATGGTTCAATTTTGTTACAACAGCTACTGCTAAAACAAAAATAGAATCTGCTATAAAAAAACGAAAAAAAAGTCAGATACAGGTGGGAGAAGAGTTATTGAATAAGTATTTTACTTCTTTTAGTATTGAAGTTACTATTCGAGTTTTAGATAAACTTTGTGCTTTTTATGGATATTCAAAAAAAGAGCTTCTATTCTATGCTTTGGCAGAAAAGCAGATAAAATTGCCAGAAAATCCATATTCAATATTAAAAGATAAAACTAATAGTTTCTTTTTCCATTATGTAAAACAAGCTCTTAGTACGGTATTGCCTTTACAAGAAATAAGCAATTCATCTGAAAATTCTTTGAAGAAGATAGACCCGAAGGTAACTTATGTATTAAATGAAGAAGAGTTTCAACAAAATTTTATCACGAAATCTTGTTGCAATCCTATACCTGGAGATGAGGTTTTTGGTTTTATTTGCGATGACGGACGATTAGAGGTGCATAAAAGATTATGTAAAAAGACACTGGTATTCAAAACACGCTTTGGCAATCGTCTTATTTCTTGTAATTGGGCAGGACATAAAATTTCTTCTTTCCTTGCCACAGTTGAGTTAAAGGGTATTGATAGAATAGGAATATTGAGCGACATTATACAAATTATTACTCATAATCTAGTTATGAGTATACATAAAATATCCCTTGCTGCTAAAGATGGTATTTTTGGAGGAACAATTGAAGTCTTCACCCATAATGTAGATGATATTAATACTCTTTCTACCAAATTGCAAAAAATAAAAGGAATAGAAAATGTTGTTCGTGTTGACAATTAA
- a CDS encoding M16 family metallopeptidase yields the protein MNYINVQTCSSFVLSNQLRIIYLPSISPISYCGFVVNAGARDERTNQFGLAHFVEHMLFKGTQKRKSRHIINRMGNVGGELNAYTTKEETFLYSICLLEDTERAMELLSDLIFHSLFPSSEIEKEKKVIIDEINSYNDNPLELIFDEFENLVFRESEMGHNILGEIDSLNTFTSQVCCEFTNIFYRPENMVFFFYGGMPFSKIIHLATKYFFKEKKHPFHKKSRITPQSLSSKKEKIEKKLYQSHVMIGGKGYDRHNKKQIGLYLLNNLLGGLGMNNRLNITLREKRGLVYTVESSLASYSDTGIFNIYFACTHQLVDKCLSLIYKELKKMREEELSISQLHTAIKQLKGQLGVASENKENLALNLGKSFLHFNKYNTLPEIYKKIDALKSSDLLEIANEIFDEKKIFQLIFE from the coding sequence ATGAACTATATTAATGTACAAACATGTTCTTCTTTCGTTTTATCCAATCAACTGAGAATCATTTATTTACCATCCATATCTCCGATTTCCTATTGTGGTTTCGTAGTAAATGCAGGAGCTCGTGATGAACGAACTAACCAATTCGGATTAGCTCACTTCGTAGAACACATGCTTTTCAAAGGCACTCAAAAAAGAAAATCAAGACATATCATTAACCGTATGGGAAATGTGGGAGGTGAATTGAATGCCTACACTACCAAAGAAGAAACTTTTTTGTACTCTATTTGCCTTTTAGAAGATACTGAACGAGCTATGGAATTACTTTCAGATTTAATCTTTCATTCTCTATTCCCATCTTCCGAGATAGAAAAAGAAAAAAAAGTCATTATAGATGAAATCAATTCATATAATGATAACCCTTTGGAATTAATATTTGATGAATTCGAAAATCTCGTATTCCGGGAAAGTGAGATGGGGCACAATATTTTAGGTGAAATAGACAGCTTAAATACATTTACTTCTCAAGTCTGTTGTGAATTTACTAATATATTTTATCGCCCGGAAAACATGGTTTTCTTTTTTTATGGGGGAATGCCTTTTTCTAAAATCATTCATTTGGCAACGAAATATTTCTTTAAAGAAAAGAAACATCCCTTTCATAAAAAAAGTAGAATAACACCACAATCTCTCTCCTCTAAAAAAGAAAAAATAGAGAAAAAACTCTATCAATCACATGTAATGATTGGAGGTAAAGGATATGATCGACATAACAAAAAACAAATTGGATTGTATCTTTTAAACAATTTATTGGGAGGTTTAGGCATGAATAATCGATTAAATATTACCCTAAGAGAAAAGCGAGGATTAGTATATACAGTAGAATCTAGTCTCGCTTCCTATAGTGATACAGGAATCTTCAACATTTATTTTGCTTGCACTCACCAATTAGTAGATAAATGCCTCAGTCTCATTTACAAAGAATTGAAAAAAATGCGTGAAGAAGAATTAAGTATTTCACAATTGCACACGGCTATTAAACAACTAAAAGGACAGCTGGGTGTGGCAAGTGAAAATAAAGAAAATCTTGCTTTAAATTTAGGTAAGAGTTTCCTACACTTTAACAAATACAATACTTTGCCAGAAATCTATAAAAAAATAGATGCATTAAAATCATCAGATTTACTAGAAATAGCAAATGAAATTTTTGACGAAAAAAAAATATTTCAATTAATTTTTGAATGA
- a CDS encoding S41 family peptidase: MELKKRVCLVLSLVTGSLIIGIIIGNFISGRSLGRKLFLTPYNKFNVVLDILSKEYVDPIRMKDVTESAILHIINELDPYSIYIPSEELKQFDEDMEGYFGGIGINHLLFKDTVVIVNVIKGSSASQAGLLPGDRIVYINDSIFASNGITEEKVVKALRGGIGTCLKLGICRNSSDQIIEFRVKRKNILSTTVKSFYEIEKGIGFIKICDRFTHSTYNEFMHAIMNLLSLGCKSFIVDLRMNRGGAYDSAIKIVNEFLPGNKVIVYAKGKSFPRMVSVSNGNGILQNSQVVILIDKISASASEIVAGSIQDNDRGLIIGQCSFGKGLIQNQIGLSDGSAIRLTVARYYIPSGRNLHREYELKKLGDQIHSDKSYYGNNAKVDSTFVYHTLHGRSVYGGRGIIPDIFFLSSNASRLSSYYLDLEKKNIFNQFAFEYSDENRSMLNQFKDYSSMLEYLKKQPILEKIVNFASNNGVKKRILLINYSATQILNTAYAWIVSNFLGDDAFYPVYLNNDPVIIQAIEALRKGYAYPEAVETMKYKELIRY; encoded by the coding sequence ATGGAATTGAAAAAAAGAGTTTGCTTAGTACTAAGCTTGGTTACAGGTTCGTTAATTATAGGTATTATTATCGGCAATTTTATTTCCGGAAGGTCTCTGGGTAGAAAATTATTTTTAACCCCCTATAATAAGTTTAATGTTGTTTTGGATATTCTTAGTAAAGAATATGTTGATCCTATTCGCATGAAGGATGTTACTGAAAGTGCTATTTTACATATTATAAATGAACTTGACCCTTATTCTATTTATATTCCTAGTGAAGAGCTGAAACAATTTGATGAAGATATGGAAGGATACTTTGGTGGAATTGGAATAAACCATCTTCTTTTTAAAGATACTGTTGTGATTGTAAATGTAATAAAGGGGAGTTCAGCTTCGCAAGCTGGGCTACTGCCGGGAGATAGGATTGTTTATATCAATGATTCTATTTTTGCCAGCAATGGTATTACAGAAGAAAAAGTTGTGAAAGCCTTACGAGGGGGAATAGGTACTTGCCTAAAGTTAGGTATTTGTCGAAATTCTTCTGATCAGATTATTGAGTTTCGCGTCAAGAGGAAAAACATTTTGTCAACCACTGTTAAATCTTTTTACGAAATTGAAAAGGGAATTGGATTTATTAAAATCTGTGACAGATTTACTCATTCTACCTATAATGAATTTATGCATGCTATAATGAATTTATTATCATTAGGTTGTAAATCGTTCATTGTAGATTTGAGGATGAATAGAGGTGGAGCGTACGATTCTGCGATTAAGATTGTTAATGAATTTTTACCTGGAAACAAAGTGATTGTTTATGCTAAAGGTAAATCATTCCCCCGTATGGTGTCTGTTTCTAATGGTAATGGCATTTTACAAAATAGTCAAGTTGTGATTTTGATAGATAAAATATCAGCTTCAGCAAGCGAAATTGTTGCTGGTTCTATTCAAGATAATGATAGAGGACTTATTATTGGTCAGTGTTCTTTTGGTAAAGGGTTAATTCAAAATCAGATTGGATTATCTGATGGATCCGCTATTAGGCTTACCGTTGCTCGGTATTATATTCCTTCAGGTAGGAATTTGCACCGTGAGTATGAATTAAAGAAATTGGGGGATCAAATTCATAGTGATAAGAGTTATTACGGAAATAATGCTAAAGTAGATTCAACTTTTGTTTATCATACTTTGCATGGAAGAAGTGTGTATGGGGGAAGAGGTATTATACCTGATATTTTTTTTCTTTCTTCTAATGCTTCACGTCTTTCTTCTTATTATCTGGATTTGGAAAAGAAAAACATTTTCAATCAGTTTGCTTTTGAATATTCAGATGAAAACCGTAGTATGTTGAATCAATTTAAAGATTATTCATCTATGTTAGAGTATTTGAAGAAACAGCCTATACTTGAAAAAATTGTTAATTTTGCCTCCAATAATGGAGTAAAGAAAAGAATTTTATTAATCAACTATTCTGCTACTCAAATTCTTAATACTGCTTATGCTTGGATAGTGAGCAATTTTTTGGGGGATGATGCTTTTTATCCGGTTTATTTGAATAACGATCCTGTCATTATTCAGGCAATTGAAGCTCTTAGAAAAGGATATGCCTATCCTGAAGCAGTTGAAACAATGAAGTATAAGGAATTAATTCGATATTAA
- a CDS encoding ABC transporter ATP-binding protein produces the protein MEDFSINIHDLSIGYKEKKHNKIIAHSLNATIPPGQLTCLIGTNGVGKSTLLRTLSAFHSPLYGEIIIGDKKLSSYSSKELSKTISIVLTEKINVYNMSVYELVSLGRSPYSGLWGKLNKKDKTIIEEAIQLVHISNLRNRAIQTLSDGERQKSMIAKTLAQQTSIIFLDEPTAFLDFQSKIEILQLLRRISKTKHRIVFFSTHDIDLALRFSDKIWFMKKGGNLIIGSPEELSKDRRMEIFSQECNTTLNNNSLLQSEA, from the coding sequence ATGGAAGACTTCTCTATTAACATTCACGACTTATCTATAGGCTATAAAGAAAAAAAGCATAATAAAATAATTGCTCATTCACTTAATGCAACTATTCCTCCTGGACAACTTACCTGTCTTATTGGAACAAATGGCGTTGGTAAATCTACTTTACTAAGAACTCTTTCTGCTTTTCACTCTCCTTTATATGGCGAAATAATTATTGGAGACAAAAAACTATCCTCCTATTCCAGTAAAGAATTATCCAAAACAATTAGTATTGTATTAACAGAAAAAATAAACGTATACAATATGTCTGTTTATGAACTAGTAAGTCTTGGAAGAAGTCCATATAGCGGACTTTGGGGGAAATTAAACAAAAAAGATAAAACGATTATAGAAGAAGCTATACAACTAGTACATATTTCTAACCTCAGAAATAGAGCTATACAAACTTTAAGTGATGGAGAAAGACAAAAATCCATGATTGCCAAAACATTAGCACAACAAACAAGCATCATTTTTTTAGATGAACCAACAGCTTTTCTTGATTTTCAAAGCAAAATAGAAATCCTACAATTGCTTCGTAGGATTAGCAAAACAAAACATAGAATTGTCTTTTTTTCTACACATGATATAGACTTAGCACTACGATTTTCTGACAAAATCTGGTTCATGAAAAAAGGGGGAAATCTTATCATAGGTTCCCCAGAAGAATTATCCAAGGACAGACGTATGGAGATTTTTTCCCAAGAATGCAACACAACCCTAAATAATAATTCATTACTTCAATCCGAAGCATGA